The DNA sequence GGACGGTGCCCGGAGGCCCACAGCAATCGATCGACCTCGGAGGGGCGGGAACCCGACTTGGTTTCAACGACGACCATGTCGGGGCGTTCGAGGTAGCTGTCGTGGGACGCCCAATCCAGGTCCGTATCCACGGTCGCGCGACCCGACCCATCCGCCATGAGCAAGGTGGTGCGGTGGTAGCTGCCCCACATCACCGGCGCGAGCTGGGCTCCGGTGCCGGGCGGCTGGCCGGCAGCCCGCAAGCGCTCTTCGAGCCAGTTGGACGTTCCCTCGCTGAGACGGGCGTGCATCGCGTCGTCATAGTCGTAGGGAATGCGCTCCTTGACGGTGATCCCGCGGGCACCCACTGCCTTGACCTCGAGAAAAGAAGTTCGGGAGGCGAGATAGGTGCGGGTGCGGATCTTGAACTTGCGACGCCGCGGGTGGGCGGCCACGTAGAAGCTGCGCAGGTCCGGGGTGTCGAAGTAGGTGGAGCGATAGGGCTGGGGGACGCGGGCGTCGATACGCAATACCCTCGTGTGAGGATCGAGACCGCCGAGGGCGGTGTCGAGATCGCGCCGATGGAGGACGTATTTGCGATCAACCCGGGTGAGCATCTCGGCCTCCGCCACCAACTCATCAAGGGAGATGGGTGCGAGGTCGGCGTAGAAACTAGGCATCGATGGCCTCCCGCAGCGGGTTTTCCACCGGCGCCGGAGCTGGCTCAGTGTGCCCGGCCGGGCGGGGCTGCAGACCAACCT is a window from the Corynebacterium testudinoris genome containing:
- a CDS encoding polyphosphate polymerase domain-containing protein — translated: MPSFYADLAPISLDELVAEAEMLTRVDRKYVLHRRDLDTALGGLDPHTRVLRIDARVPQPYRSTYFDTPDLRSFYVAAHPRRRKFKIRTRTYLASRTSFLEVKAVGARGITVKERIPYDYDDAMHARLSEGTSNWLEERLRAAGQPPGTGAQLAPVMWGSYHRTTLLMADGSGRATVDTDLDWASHDSYLERPDMVVVETKSGSRPSEVDRLLWASGHRPAKISKFGTGMSALHHHLPRNRWNRVLNEFFS